A single window of Salvia splendens isolate huo1 chromosome 8, SspV2, whole genome shotgun sequence DNA harbors:
- the LOC121745975 gene encoding uncharacterized protein LOC121745975 produces MAENNNNVHPVEKFGDTVRSGVDHPGNFAYATDNISIPPHYISLVNGGILFHGREDEEPISHLNAFYELTMNHRPANVPHDNIKRALFPFSLRDKALEWYDSLPGYNVATFEDLKSKFLLKYNSPMKTERLRDAITSFRQQDDESFAEAWKRFTEMLRKCPSHGLAPGRDLVKFYQGLNNESMRVINASTSGDLDNKTHEEVRTLFQKLADNQRNWYNPRRVVEKKGNTFGASIESERMTAVEAQLANISTQMTSVVKIVSSMQLNPQPQIFPMVRCGLCQGGHHTDQCQMIQSQETVEDVNYIGNNRQGFSQGDQFNNNHQNWKPQQQGNWNQAVSSNNGGNQWRNNSQPPGFDKKPSLEDQMGQIFAFMSKSQKENDFFKEKTIEKFGQLEASMRNLETQIGQLATASHTRTPGTIPSDTVPNPKGNEHCKAVTLRSGRNLDSMPLMDDQGADKACNGSPVQDAQHGQEHAASGSKEQGDESKLNGRLTAGEKDKKVNETEPKKSKSSIPNDIPPPPYPFTRKKRVRQEKSFEWMMNVIRKVNVSISLVDLFTNFPRFSKFFKDMMANKEKLHDEGIVALSTNCSQLISGIMPTKIRDPGGCIIPCEIGNTIFTKCLLDQGSGISLKALKTARAIGLEERMEPIDIALQLADHSIVKPTGIVEDVLVKIDKFIIPVDFIVLDMPEDKEVPILFGRPFLATGDVLLGAKDNSVTFRINGEQLTINVEKAYVGGESGKEAREAVTLESPKV; encoded by the exons ATGGCCGAAAACAATAACAATGTTCATCCTGTGGAAAAGTTTGGCGATACTGTCAGATCGGGAGTTGATCACCCGGGAAATTTTGCCTATGCTACGGATAACATAAGCATCCCACCTCACTACATCAGCTTGGTGAATGGTGGCATCTTGTTCCATGGTCGTGAAGACGAAGAGCCCATAAGCCACCTCAATGCATTCTATGAGTTGACCATGAACCACAGACCTGCGAATGTGCCACATGATAATATCAAGAGagctctctttcctttttcgttgAGAGACAAAGCACTAGAGTGGTACGACTCACTTCCAGGGTACAATGTGGCGACCTTTGAAGATCTGAAATCCAAGTTTCTTCTGAAATATAATTCACCAATGAAGACCGAGAGATTGAGGGATGCCATCACATCTTTTCGGCAGCAAGATGATGAATCTTTTGCTGAAGCATGGAAAAGGTTTACTGAGATGTTGAGAAAGTGTCCCAGCCATGGTCTTGCTCCTGGTCGTGATCTTGTCAAATTTTACCAAGGCTTAAACAATGAAAGCATGAGAGTTATAAATGCAAGTACTAGTGGAGATCTTGATAATAAGACACATGAGGAAGTGAGAACCTTGTTTCAAAAACTAGCAGATAATCAAAGAAACTGGTACAATCCAAGGAGAGTGGTTGAGAAGAAAGGAAATACCTTCGGAGCTTCAATAGAATCTGAAAGAATGACTGCAGTTGAGGCACAACTAGCTAATATTAGCACCCAAATGACATCGGTGGTTAAAATAGTATCTTCCATGCAGTTGAACCCACAACCTCAAATTTTTCCAATGGTTAGATGTGGACTGTGTCAAGGTGGGCATCACACAGATCAATGTCAAATGATCCAATCCCAAGAAACAGTTGAAGATGTGAATTACATAGGCAATAACCGCCAAGGTTTTAGCCAAGGGGATCAATTCAATAACAATCATCAGAACTGGAAGCCTCAACAACAAGGGAATTGGAACCAAGCTGTGTCAAGTAACAATGGTGGGAACCAATGGCGAAACAACTCCCAACCCCCTGGTTTTGATAAGAAACCTTCACTAGAAGATCAGATGGGACAGATATTCGCTTTCATGTCAAAGAGTCAAAAAGAGAATGATTTCTTCAAAGAGAAAACAATTGAGAAGTTTGGACAACTCGAGGCTTCTATGAGGAATTTGGAAACACAAATAGGGCAGCTTGCTACAGCTTCTCATACAAGAACTCCTGGCACCATTCCAAGTGATACAGTGCCCAACCCCAAGGGAAATGAACATTGCAAAGCAGTCACCCTGAGAAGCGGAAGAAATTTGGATTCAATGCCTTTAATGGACGAccaag GGGCGGACAAGGCATGTAATGGAAGTCCCGTGCAGGAtgcccaacatggtcaagaacaTGCTGCATCCGGCAGCAAGGAACAAGGTGATGAATCTAAGTTAAATGGAAGACTTACAGCAGGAGAGAAAGACAAAAAGGTCAATGAGACAGAACCTAAGAAGAGCAAGTCCAGTATTCCTAACGACATTCCACCGCCTCCATATCCATTCACGAGAAAGAAGAGAGTGCGGCAAGAAAAGAGTTTtgagtggatgatgaatgtgattAGAAAAGTGAATGTAAGCATCTCATTAGTGGATCTTTTCACCAATTTCCCGAGATTCTCCAAGTTCTTCAAAGACATGATGGCGAACAAGGAGAAACTTCATGATGAGGGGATTGTGGCATTGAGCACGAATTGCTCACAACTGATATCTGGAATCATGCCAACGAAGATAAGAGATCCAGGAGGTTGCATCATACCATGTGAAATTGGTAACACGATTTTCACAAAGTGTTTATTGGACCAAGGTTCAGGGATCTCACTGAAGGCATTGAAAACTGCTCGTGCCATTGGTTTGGAGGAAAGAATGGAGCCAATTGACATCGCTCTACAATTGGCTGATCACTCCATAGTGAAGCCCACTGGAATTGTTGAGGATGTTTTGGTTAAAATCGATAAGTTCATCATTCCCGTTGATTTTATTGTGCTTGACATGCCAGAAGATAAAGAAGTGCCCATTTTGTTTGGTAGACCATTTCTAGCAACGGGAGATGTATTGCTTGGAGCAAAGGATAACTCTGTTACATTCagaattaatggtgagcaaCTGACTATCAATGTTGAGAAAGCCTATGTTGGTGGTGAAAGTGGTAAGGAAGCAAGAGAGGCGGTCACACTAGAGAGTCCGAAAGTGTAG